Sequence from the Corvus moneduloides isolate bCorMon1 chromosome 18, bCorMon1.pri, whole genome shotgun sequence genome:
ATGTTCATTTTGTAAAGGTGACTATATGAGCTCTCTGGTCTCCGGTGGTTGTAGACATCAGCTTAAGGAGTGAACAACCTGCATGTGCCACTCCAGTGTCTTGTTCTGGGGTGGCATGGAGGGAGATGTGTGTGGGGACAGTGATGGTCAGTATATCTCAGTCAGGAAAGGCTTGGTGACGTAGGCAATGGCTCAGAACGCTCTGATCAGCTGCCTCTAGTTTGGGTTTCCTAGTCACAAAGCaccctgtgctgcctggaggTGGTGCACAGGGTGGGTAGGTTTTTCCTTGACTCGGTAGTTCCCAGCTATTTGGGCTCTTTGCCAGCCTGTTTTTCCTGGGCCAGGCTTTCACCATCATGCTGGTGTATGTATGGAGTCGCAGGAACCCTTATATCCGCATGAACTTTTTTGGGCTTCTTAACTTCCAAGcccccttcctgccctgggTACTGATGGGATTCTCTCTGCTCCTTGGCAACTCCATCATCATTGATTTGCTGGGTAAGTCAAAGCTGGTGGGTGATGGGAACAAGGACACCTTGCAGCCACAGAGCTCAGTTCTCATAGGTGCTACTGGGGCACTGGCACCCTCTCTTGGTTCCACCATACCTAAGATGTTGGGTTTCCTAAAGTGAGTTGGCTGGGTTTCTGGATGGCTGGGCCTGGGCTTTTGCTTGTGACCTGCTTTTTGGTGTGTCTTTCCTGGGGGCAGAAGCTGGATATGGTGAGCTCTGCCTGACACTCAGGCTGTGTCTGGTCTCCTGGATGTGCGGTGCTGCCCCCAGGCTGATGGGCTCCCTGCCTGCTTGTGCTGATCACAGCAAACTACAGCATCCATGGCTCTGGAGGGAGCTGGATGTGGGCACACAGCTGAGGGATTCTTAAGagttttggccagcagctcTGGTTCAGCTGGCAAAGGAGTCACAGCTGTGCCTGACCTTGGTGGCATCTCTCCCCAGGGATTGCAGTGGGTCATATCTATTATTTCTTGGAAGATGTTTTTCCCAAccagcctggaggaaagaagTTGCTCTTAACCCCTAGCTTTCTGTAAGTAAAGTTGATTCTTTCTGGGCTTTGCTGTGGGCTTTTTCAACCTAATCACTTCCATAGAAAAGTGTGACCATAAGAGGCAACTGCCTGCTGACGGCACCTCAGCTCCACAGTTCATGCCCTTGCTGCATTATTTGCACATTATATACATGTGTACAGGGCCCATACAGCAGATGCTGCTACCTTCAGCTTTGCTAGTAGAACTAGAGTCTTCTTACTGCTTGTGGAAATGCTAGATGGAAGTAGGAttttttctgatgtatttttgtggtttaaGAAAGCAGAGTATGTTCTGCTTTGTGCACTGACATTCAAATCTGACCTAGTGATCAAGGAAGGAGGTACTGTCATCACTGTGTATTGAGCTGAGCAGAATGGTGGGTGATGGTGCAATAGGCCAGTGGCTGTGGTATGACAACCTGGTCATGGAGGGCCATGGTGTTCCTAGGAGGGCTGGGGGTTTGTCATCCTCAGCTCAGTTTCCTAACCTGCCTGCTTGGTGGGATGGGCATGTCCCTTGCCAGGAAGATGGTTTTTGACACACCTGAAGAGGATCCCAATTACAACCCTCTCCCTGAGGATCGTCCAGAACACCAGCCTAGAGACCAAGACCAGAACgagcagcagcatccacagTAACATGGGGGACTTCTTCATGTGGCCTGATTCCTCTCTTCTGGCTGGACTTATGTTGTGGCCCAGAGATCCTACTGGAATAACACCAGTTGCCATTCTGTTGTGTAGTGTGTCGCTGTTTGTGTGGGTAACCCATCTTCCCCTTGTACAAAGTGGATCCACAGAGCTTTGCACATAAGAACTCCTGAATGCTTACAGAGGTGTTCTAGGGACAGGGACTGAAGTTGTGATGTCTCCTCAGTTAACTGGTGTGGAATAAGTATCAAATGGGGTGTTAAACCAGTTACTCCTTCTGCTCTTAATGACTTGCTGTGTGCCAGGTCACTCTTGCCCTCTGTACAAAGACTGATGCACCTGGCCCTCACTGTTGTGAGACCTCTTTGTGGGCTTTCAGTGAAGTAGTTCTGTACCATGGTAGAATGCAGCTcagcctctttctttcctttatgtCCCCCACTCCTTTTCTGGTGGTTGTTTCCAAAGAGTCTTTACATTaaagtctttatttttcagttgtgtgTCCATTTCTGCCAGGGGCAGAGGAAGCAATTCATCAGGAATTTGCTCAAAACTGCCaggtttgggattttcttttctggtggGCAAGGCAAAGTTCAGGCTAGCTGAAGATGTCCTTCCCTCTTCTTTCAGCAGGGCTACAGAGCATGAGGAGTGTGGGGGATGTCTAATTGGATAAAGGGGTGCCTGGGAAAGGACAAAGGGACTGAGCTGGACACTTGATCCAGGCAGTGACTGGAAGCAGCACTTGACACTGGTAATAAAGACTGCACCTGCAGTGTAATTCCACTCTTGTTGAATTTTTTAGTTCTGAAACTTAAACATCTGAGTTTCAGGGGAAAGCTAAACAAGCTAGTCCCTACCTTGACACTTGTATGAAATGGATCTGGTTGTTCTTGCTAATGTAGTACACACTGTGATTGTACCCGACCTCAAAAGCCTTCAAATCTGCACACACTGTATGTTACGACAGCTCACTTAGTAACAGCGCTGTCCGCTCAAACTTGTGCACCACCACCAACTATGAAGAGAAATGCAAGTAACCAGCATCTGATTAAGCACACACACCCATCCACCCACACACACCAACTCCCGCTCCCCTGTGGTCTTCCAATGAAAACACTTTATCAAAAATCAGACCTCACTTGAACAAGCTCTTTTGCTGCACTTATGCTTCCCTCTAGGAAGAGGATGTGAGGCCTGTAGAGGTGGTAATTTGTTCTAGAAGACACAGTGGTACTAAGGGCAAAGCAGTGTCAGACTCAACAAGTACTTGCCCGGTGCTTTGCTCGCGACCTAACGATAACAGAACTGCTGTTTCAGTCCTTAGAAAGAGTTTGTCTTTGAAGTCTGCAAGTGTTCTGCTTTAAATTGCTTGAGATGGGGCTTTGAAACGTAAAAGTTGGACTATGCTTTTAGGTAGGGTACCAGATTAACCCGAGGAATTGTGATTGTAGAGCAAGAAAGCGGCTTCTGGCTGTTTCCCAATAGTTCTAATGCTACATAAAGCAAGCTGGCTGAAGTTCCCATCTTTCTGGACTTGATCCCTTGACTGTCCTGCCTTGTCCCTGGCTGCTTCAAGGGACAATTCctacagcctctctgggctTGAGAAACAGAGAGGTGCTGCAGTCCTTGTGTGCCTATACCTCATTTTGAATTTGAGGATTAGTAATCACAGACttcacagcaattaaaaaaactgCACCACAGATGCTAATTTAAGGCCACAGCAGTTTCACACTTATTTTAGTCGAATGCCCTGAAGAGGCTGCTGGCAGAAGTCCCTGGTCAAATAACAAAGGGAAGCTGAAGTGTTCTCAGGAAGGCTTGGAGTTTTTATGTCCATGAGCCAAAACATGTTTTACATGGGAGGCTAAGATGCAGCAGCAATTCCAGGTTTTGTCTTACTTGCTCAAATAACCTTTCAACCTCTCTAATATGAAGTAATGGATGGAGTATGACTCTGGCACAGGAGCCTAGGATAACACTGAATAATATTATTACTAAATTGCAggttttcagtttctgctgaCTAACATCTGGAAAAAgttccctcccagccaggaatcaGAACTGTCTCTGTTATTACTCAAATCTAAACATGATAAATTAAGGCCAGAAAGCGTTTCTTGACTGTGCTAGCAGGGTGGGTGGATCAGCAAGGATCATATAACCTATGGCTTTATCATAAAGGCCTATGCATAACTGTCAGGCTGCCAGTAAATTCTGCCTTGCTTGCAACACTCATCAGTTCTGGCAGTGAATGGTAGGAACTCTTATCAAAGACATGGGGTACCTCAACAGCAAGACAGATTTTAATTAGTTTGTAAGCAAgcttggatttttctttaaatctcaCTTcaatggattttgtttttaaactccCTAGAGAAAGACAGGTTGTTTCTAGGGTTGCAAAATCCTGACACTGCAGTGCTAAGGGCAGTCATTACACCCACTTTGCTTTGAGTGCTCTGTGCACTGTAACTGGCAGTGTTGTGTGCTGACAGTGACCACAGCAAAGGCACTGgctgcagagaagctgcagtcTCAGTGACTGGAGGCTTTACCTGCTGTACCAGTTCAGAGACCATGCTGTTTTCCAGATGCAGTCTTCAGAGAAAACAGGGTTCACCACACACCAGGCTGACATCTGACAGAAATGACTCTTAAGTCTGTGATTTCAGTTAAATTGTTCTACCTTGTTGAGTAAACCAGTTGAACACCTCCCCGAGTTCATTACAGACTGTGCCAAGTGTGGTAACAGACCAATCCTTAGAGATTTGTTTGCTGCTTCTAGTTTTAAGTCTCTTTCTCACCTTCCCCTGCACCAAAAGGTTTTGGGCTGTTTTACCTGTTGAAGTAAAGCACCCAGGGAAACTGAATGCATGTTGGGTGTTCAGCACTATACCCAAAAGCATTAATATTAGGCCCTGGGACTCCTCAGTTACCAGAACAGCACAAAACATGGTGAGATTCACTGTTCATTCAACTTACTGAACTCAGCCCAAGGTGTATgcattccttttatttaaaaagttgtCCTAATAGTGCACGTTGCACCTATACAAAAGAATCTTTACACTTGTCCACACACAGGTATATAAGGGCTCCAACACCTGCCACAGGTCTGAGCTAGATCACGCTGCTCATGCAGCGTTCTTGGTACGTGGCATTTGGGTGGAGGGGGTGGGGGCAGAAGTCAGCAGTACTGGGAACTTGTGGCAAGTGGAATGTGCCCccttcagagacagaaagacCCCTGCCAATCCTAGATCCATTTGGGGAGAGGAATAGGGATAAAGTCTGTAGGAAGAGCACCAGTGTCACAACAGGAAGGTTACCAAGCTGGAGCAGTATTGGCCAAACGTCTCATGCGCCTAacggagagagagagagagaggtacAGTAAGTGCATGTTACAGTCATGTGAGGTCTTACCAAAACCAATGCTTTTGGGGAAGCTGCCACAGTTTTTAGACAGGTTTATTCATAGACAGAACTCCTCAGTCACCTGAGAATGCCCCTGGTGATAAGGCTAAGACACTATTTTCACTAACAGCTTTTAGGGCACTTTTACTCATTAACTTGGATTGAACCAGCTGCTGTTGTAAACTCTTCAGTCAGCCATAGCTGATATACAAAATGACTGTGCTACTGTTAATgggcagtaaaaaaaaaatcctggggAAGAGCTGAGCCAGTATATTTACTGTTTCCACAATGTATCTTTTGGAGAGATACTAGCTGTTCATTTGTATCTTCCAGGAAGAATTTCATGGAGTAGGTGCAAGCTCTCAACTGCTTGCCAAACATCACTTAGCGGGTCTCTGGTGGGCAGAGCTTCTCCTGGAACCACAGAGTGCTCCCATGCTGGCAAACAGGTTGGCATCAGTCAGGCTAGAACTGGGAGCTTGCCCATTGCTACATCAAATTGAACTTCACACTACATAAAAGGAAGCTTTGTGGCAGGATTCTAGGTAGCATGACAGTGTGTGAAACTCCAGTATGTTCGATTGATTCCTTCCTATACAAACAACCCCCCTGGACAAGCAAAGagcccagggaaaaaaaaacagtttaaaaaaacaaaaaggaaacttCGCTTCAAGCAGGAGATGGTTAAAGTAGACATTTTGATGTTTGTGGAGGAAGGTGGTAACAGTTTAATACCCTGCAGCTAAACTTTCTGCTGTGGTGTGCAAGTCTGACATCCTGCCAGCTGGCTCTCAGGAGGGAAAGACAAACATCAAAGCTTGTAACTTCTGTCAAGGGACAGGCCAAGAGAACTGTCTAAAGTAGTGGCAGTACCTTGTGTTTCTGTCCTGGTCTCTGATCTTCTTCTCCATCTCGGCATCTGTGAGGGTTTCCAGGAGAGGGCACCACTGGTCAGCGTCCCCCGTGTTGCGAATTGCAATCTCCACAGTCGGCAAAGGGTTCTCACTGCAGGGCATAGGGCAACAAAGCAACATCCATCAGTGGCCCCAGAGCACTCCCGTGGGTTACCAGCCCAGACACAAGCACAAGGACAACAGAGCATCACTTGCAGTGTTTCAGGCTTCAGCATTCCTTCTTCACTCTGCTTAGTACAGTCTGGTTCCCTGAAGTTCACCACAGGCTCCTGGTTACAATCTTGTGGAACCTGAAgtttctggaaaagcagctaCATCCATCTCCAGCCACCACTGGAGAAGGATTTGTGCTGGACCTGCAATTCTCTCCCACACAGGCCG
This genomic interval carries:
- the LOC116452904 gene encoding derlin-2-like isoform X2 translates to MAYQGFAQEYLGMPAVTRAYTTACVLTTAAVLEFITPFQLYFNPDLIFRKFQIWRLITNFLFFGPLGFSFFFNMIFLYRYCRMLEEGSFRGRTADFVFMFLFGGFLMTLFGLFASLFFLGQAFTIMLVYVWSRRNPYIRMNFFGLLNFQAPFLPWVLMGFSLLLGNSIIIDLLGIAVGHIYYFLEDVFPNQPGGKKLLLTPSFLKMVFDTPEEDPNYNPLPEDRPEHQPRDQDQNEQQHPQ
- the LOC116452904 gene encoding derlin-2-like isoform X1, which codes for MAYQGFAQEYLGMPAVTRAYTTACVLTTAAVQLEFITPFQLYFNPDLIFRKFQIWRLITNFLFFGPLGFSFFFNMIFLYRYCRMLEEGSFRGRTADFVFMFLFGGFLMTLFGLFASLFFLGQAFTIMLVYVWSRRNPYIRMNFFGLLNFQAPFLPWVLMGFSLLLGNSIIIDLLGIAVGHIYYFLEDVFPNQPGGKKLLLTPSFLKMVFDTPEEDPNYNPLPEDRPEHQPRDQDQNEQQHPQ